One part of the Suncus etruscus isolate mSunEtr1 chromosome 2, mSunEtr1.pri.cur, whole genome shotgun sequence genome encodes these proteins:
- the DMAC2L gene encoding ATP synthase subunit s, mitochondrial isoform X1, with protein sequence MKLFGNISRQLCSFKKSPSSCDSRYFWTWLNTVFNKVDHERIKEVGPDRAASEWLLRCGAMVRYHGQERWQKNYNSLPTGPLDKYKIQAIDATDSCIMGIGFEHLEGVQHIEKIRLCKCHYVEDNCLERLSQFKNLQKSILEMEIISCGNVTDKGIIALHHLRNLKYLLLSDLPGIREKENLVQAFKTSLPSLELQLDLK encoded by the exons ATGAAGCTGTTTGGAAACATTTCCAGGCAGCTGTGTAGCTTCAAGAAATCTCCATCATCATGTGACTCCAGATACTTCTGGACCTGGTTGAATACGGTGTTTAATAA AGTGGATCATGAGCGCATCAAGGAGGTTGGTCCCGATAGGGCAGCATCTGAGTGGCTGCTGCGCTGTGGGGCCATGGTGCGCTACCATGGCCAAGAGAGGTGGCAGAAGAACTACAACAGCCTCCCAACAGGCCCACTGGACAAGTACAAGATTCAGGCTATTGATGCCACTGACTCTTGTATAATGGGCATTGGCTTCGAACACCTGG aGGGCGTCCAGCATATTGAAAAAATAAGGTTATGCAAATGTCATTATGTTGAAGATAACTGTTTGGAGAGACTTAGCCAATTCAAAAATCTACAAAAAAGTATTTTGGAAATGGAAATAATTTCGTGTGGGAATGTCACAGACAAAGGCATCATTGCTCTGCATCATCTAAG aAATCTCAAGTATTTGTTGTTAAGTGATCTTCCtggaataagagaaaaagaaaatcttgtcCAAGCCTTTAAGACATCATTGCCTTCTCTGGAACTTCAATTAGACTTGAAGTAA
- the DMAC2L gene encoding ATP synthase subunit s, mitochondrial isoform X2 encodes MKLFGNISRQLCSFKKSPSSCDSRYFWTWLNTVFNKVDHERIKEVGPDRAASEWLLRCGAMVRYHGQERWQKNYNSLPTGPLDKYKIQAIDATDSCIMGIGFEHLGNHPVICLWECRGRPAY; translated from the exons ATGAAGCTGTTTGGAAACATTTCCAGGCAGCTGTGTAGCTTCAAGAAATCTCCATCATCATGTGACTCCAGATACTTCTGGACCTGGTTGAATACGGTGTTTAATAA AGTGGATCATGAGCGCATCAAGGAGGTTGGTCCCGATAGGGCAGCATCTGAGTGGCTGCTGCGCTGTGGGGCCATGGTGCGCTACCATGGCCAAGAGAGGTGGCAGAAGAACTACAACAGCCTCCCAACAGGCCCACTGGACAAGTACAAGATTCAGGCTATTGATGCCACTGACTCTTGTATAATGGGCATTGGCTTCGAACACCTGGGTAACCACCCTGTCATTTGCTTATGGGAATGCAG aGGGCGTCCAGCATATTGA